In a single window of the Orbaceae bacterium lpD04 genome:
- the pstC gene encoding phosphate ABC transporter permease PstC, whose amino-acid sequence MIKIKQTTKAPSKWGDIIFDALVRGAGILVLLLLSGIILALIIAAWPSISEYGLSFLWHKEWDVPAEQFGALVPIYGTIVTSIIALLIAVPVSFGIALFLTELSPNWLKRPLGIAIELLAAIPSIVYGMWGLFVFAPLFASYFQTPMNDIFANIPFLNLFFTGPAFGIGILAAGLILSIMIIPYIASVMRDVFEQTPVLMKEAAYGVGCTTWECIRHVVLPYTKNGVIGGVMLGLGRALGETMAVTFIIGNTYQLDSLSLFMPGNSITSAIANEFAEAEPGLHTAALMELGLILFVITFIVLACSKLLIARLNKKEGR is encoded by the coding sequence GCAAACGACTAAAGCCCCCTCTAAATGGGGCGATATAATTTTTGATGCTCTCGTACGGGGCGCTGGAATTTTAGTGTTATTACTTCTTAGTGGGATTATTCTCGCACTAATTATTGCAGCTTGGCCAAGTATTAGCGAGTATGGGCTATCTTTTTTATGGCATAAAGAGTGGGATGTTCCAGCTGAGCAATTTGGTGCCTTAGTCCCGATTTATGGTACGATTGTCACCTCAATTATTGCGTTATTAATTGCAGTTCCTGTGAGTTTTGGTATTGCGCTATTTTTAACTGAACTATCACCTAATTGGCTTAAAAGGCCTTTAGGCATTGCAATTGAACTATTAGCTGCGATCCCAAGCATAGTTTATGGTATGTGGGGCTTATTTGTCTTTGCGCCACTTTTTGCAAGCTACTTTCAAACGCCGATGAATGATATCTTTGCCAATATTCCTTTTCTTAATTTGTTTTTTACCGGGCCTGCTTTTGGGATCGGGATTTTAGCAGCTGGACTCATTTTATCGATCATGATCATTCCCTACATTGCTTCAGTAATGCGTGATGTGTTTGAGCAAACGCCAGTACTGATGAAAGAAGCCGCTTATGGCGTTGGATGTACAACTTGGGAATGCATTCGCCACGTCGTATTACCTTATACCAAAAACGGCGTTATTGGGGGCGTTATGTTAGGGCTTGGCCGCGCACTTGGCGAAACGATGGCTGTTACGTTTATTATTGGTAATACTTATCAACTTGATAGTTTATCACTCTTTATGCCAGGGAATAGCATAACGTCAGCTATCGCAAATGAATTCGCCGAGGCCGAGCCGGGTTTACATACGGCGGCATTAATGGAACTTGGACTTATTTTATTTGTGATCACCTTTATCGTCCTTGCTTGCTCTAAACTGCTTATCGCAAGATTGAATAAGAAGGAAGGTCGATAA
- the pstA gene encoding phosphate ABC transporter permease PstA, producing the protein MTNGNLSSRNRLQKWRNIKNKIAITLSLLTMAFGLFWLIWILFSTFEKGLGGLSLDVFTEMTPPPNTDGGGLANAIMGSMLLIVWATVIGTPIGILAGVYLAEYGKKGLLASIIRFINDILLSAPSIIIGLFVYMLVVVYMGHFSGWAGIIALALIQLPIIVRTTENMLLLIPNTLREAAYALGTPRWRVIVKITLKASLSGIVTGVLLAVARIAGETAPLLFTALSNQFWSTDLSHPIANLPVTIFKFAMSPFIEWQQLAWVGVLIITLFVLLLNIVARLLFSRKAK; encoded by the coding sequence ATGACAAACGGCAATCTATCAAGTCGTAATCGATTACAAAAATGGCGCAATATTAAAAATAAAATTGCAATTACTCTATCGCTATTAACCATGGCATTTGGATTGTTTTGGTTGATATGGATTTTATTCTCAACTTTTGAGAAAGGATTAGGCGGCTTATCGCTTGATGTTTTTACCGAAATGACCCCGCCACCAAATACCGATGGAGGCGGCCTTGCTAATGCCATTATGGGCAGTATGTTACTGATTGTATGGGCGACCGTAATTGGTACACCTATCGGAATTTTGGCCGGCGTATATCTTGCCGAATATGGTAAAAAAGGGCTATTAGCCAGCATTATTCGATTTATCAATGATATTTTGCTATCAGCACCGTCAATAATTATCGGTTTATTCGTCTATATGCTTGTTGTTGTATATATGGGCCATTTTTCTGGTTGGGCAGGCATTATTGCATTAGCACTGATCCAGCTCCCTATCATTGTCAGAACAACAGAAAATATGCTGTTATTAATACCCAACACCCTACGCGAAGCAGCATATGCACTTGGTACACCCCGCTGGCGAGTGATTGTTAAAATCACCTTAAAAGCGTCATTATCAGGAATTGTAACGGGCGTTTTACTGGCAGTTGCAAGGATTGCAGGTGAAACAGCTCCGCTGTTATTTACAGCCTTATCAAACCAGTTTTGGAGCACCGATTTATCGCACCCAATTGCCAACTTACCAGTAACAATATTTAAGTTCGCAATGAGTCCATTTATCGAGTGGCAACAGCTCGCTTGGGTTGGCGTACTTATCATCACACTATTTGTGCTCTTATTAAATATTGTGGCAAGGCTGCTATTTAGTCGAAAAGCGAAATAA